The proteins below come from a single Microtus ochrogaster isolate Prairie Vole_2 chromosome 8, MicOch1.0, whole genome shotgun sequence genomic window:
- the Mrpl21 gene encoding 39S ribosomal protein L21, mitochondrial, whose product MAASIAAAALPGAFGRLVSVCSRSILAPSGPGAASLWSASRRFNSQSTLYQQGHVPKTSLSSPPWEEVVLPDRAEETRHHAEVVRKVNELIATGQYGRLFAVVHFASHQWKVTSEDLILIENELDIQCGERIRLEKVLLVGADNFTLLGKPLLGKDLVRVEATVIEKTESWPRINMKFRKRKNFRKKKIIVNPQTILRINTIEIAPRLL is encoded by the exons ATGGCAGCGTCCATAGCGGCCGCGGCGTTACCAGGGGCTTTCGGGCGGTTGGTGTCTGTATGTAGCCGCAGCATCCTGGCACCCTCGGGACCCGGAGCTG CCTCCCTCTGGTCTGCTTCTCGAAGGTTCAATTCACAGAGCACTTTGTATCAACAAGG ACACGTCCCTAAGACCTCCCTGAGTTCACCACCCTGGGAAGAAGTGGTTCTGCCAGACCGTGCTGAAGAGACCAGACACCATGCAG AGGTTGTGAGGAAGGTGAATGAGCTGATCGCCACGGGCCAGTACGGCCGGCTCTTTGCTGTTGTGCACTTTGCCAGCCACCAATGGAAGGTGACCTCTGAGGACCTGATTCTAATTGAAAACGAGTTGGACATCCAGTGTGGAGAGAGGATCCGGCTGGAGAAG GTTCTGCTGGTGGGGGCAGACAACTTCACACTCCTCGGCAAGCCACTCCTTGG aaAGGATCTCGTGCGTGTTGAAGCCACGGTCATTGAAAAGACAGAATCATGGCCCAGAATCAACATGAAgtttaggaaaaggaaaaacttcagaaagaaaaaaa TCATCGTGAACCCACAGACCATCCTCCGGATTAACACCATAGAGATTGCACCTCGTTTGCTGTGA